Proteins encoded within one genomic window of Trichoderma asperellum chromosome 2, complete sequence:
- a CDS encoding uncharacterized protein (EggNog:ENOG41~antiSMASH:Cluster_2.3) → MARVDTPDVSDDDFAMINSATSDGPAAAYQTPELISRFPRSPKPAPSRLNSDDDAAAEQSQGYFLDGSIPSFFNPQGKDGNLSSYFGDVPGLKYGKSLYKKLSNKDDVLIAVMGMTGSGKTTFIANATGRKDLKIGHDLTSCTQEIQIVETIIDGHTVRFVDTPGFSDTYLSDTEVLEMIADYLAAGYSKDLRLSGIIYLHPISDNRVTHHATKNLDMFRKLTGEKNLKNVVLTTSMWDKVVPEEGQKREQELKGKFWNVLMAFGAVYSRHNGSAESAKEIASMFVNNKPFYLQLQEEMGKDNKALKDTAAGKEIMAELTRMKEQHQKELTEMKEMLLRTSAEENKAAVAALEEHYKKMLKDMEKTLSDERRMNEEAVKSLTERISALEKKGICSVM, encoded by the exons ATGGCGAGAGTCGATACCCCAGACGTCTCTGACGACGATTTTGCCATGATCAATTCGGCCACCTCTGATGGCCCTGCAGCCGCTTACCAGACCCCCGAACTTATAAGCCGCTTCCCGCGAAGTCCAAAACCAGCACCATCAAGATTAAATtcggatgatgatgccgctgccgaGCAATCTCAAGGCTATTTCCTTGACGGATCCATCCCCTCCTTCTTTAACCCACAGGGAAAAGACGGCAACCTCTCGAGCTACTTTGGAGATGTCCCGGGCCTGAAATACGGAAAATCGCTATACAAGAAGCTGAGTAACAAGGATGATGTTTTGATCGCCGTGATGGg CATGACTGGGTCAGGAAAGACAACATTCATTGCAAATGCGACCGGGCGAAAAGATCTAAAGATCGGCCATGATCTTACTTCAT GCACTCAAGAGATACAGATTGTCGAGACCATCATTGACGGCCATACGGTCCGTTTCGTTGATACCCCGGGTTTCTCAGATACATATCTCTCAGATACCGAAGTCCTCGAAATGATCGCAGATTATCTAGCTGCTGGATACTCCAAAGACCTGCGTTTGTCGGGCATCATATACCTCCACCCAATCTCAGATAACCGTGTCACTCATCATGCCACAAAGAATCTCGACATGTTCCGCAAACTAACTGGGGAGAAAAATCTCAAGAATGTAGTCCTGACAACCAGCATGTGGGATAAAGTCGTCCCGGAAGAGGGTCAGAAGCGCGAACAGGAACTCAAAGGCAAATTTTGGAATGTTTTGATGGCTTTTGGCGCGGTATACTCCCGACATAATGGATCCGCTGAGTCGGCCAAGGAAATAGCATCCATGTTTGTAAACAACAAACCGTTTTACCTACAGCTGCAAGAAGAGATGGGAAAAGACAACAAAGCACTCAAAGATACTGCTGCAGGAAAGGAGATTATGGCCGAGCTCACTCGGATGAAGGAACAGCACCAGAAAGAGCTTACTGAGATGAAAGAAATGCTTTTGCGGACATCGGCTGAAGAGAATAAAGCTGCTGTAGCGGCTCTTGAAGAGCATTATAAGAAGATGCTAAAGGACATGGAGAAGACGCTTTCAGatgagaggaggatgaatgAAGAGGCTGTTAAGTCGCTGACAGAGAGGATCAGCGCTctcgagaagaagggaatcTGTTCTGTCATGTAA
- a CDS encoding uncharacterized protein (EggNog:ENOG41~antiSMASH:Cluster_2.3) — MEVDGFAKYLAATGLSAREAEIRAYVAQGAEDVRAIMNSSLSSDDLRQIAAREVHAAIRGRQVAGIIWYLTSLAVERNQSFQSGAFLCLDPAGRLSAFFLAIGSPRTSSHLRRHSAPGCTGGVDLVTDGALPPLANNHRHVLFITIKNDKYRGNCLFVKPEPYGISGFRDFGHHTDRYVRSLTRRLRFGGNDRDGMRKERIPDRYVKAFSEAVVHLPDGVSAIADVGKKGAGEGIAGMHAYLTTKTSDSRLSRPALVALLRQLETEYDFVSLRFGNEVCLDLGAEICRILPRAPGIVGPSPSLSWLQTKEQESLISVITTEFQESARGV; from the coding sequence ATGGAGGTCGACGGCTTCGCCAAGTATCTCGCCGCTACCGGCCTTTCAGCGCGCGAGGCTGAGATTCGGGCATATGTAGCACAGGGCGCCGAAGATGTACGCGCCATTATGAATTCTTCGCTCTCGTCCGATGACTTGCGACAGATTGCAGCTCGCGAAGTTCACGCTGCCATTCGTGGACGCCAAGTCGCTGGCATCATCTGGTATCTCACATCGCTAGCAGTTGAACGCAACCAGTCTTTTCAATCTGGTGCTTTTCTCTGCCTTGATCCCGCTGGTCGActttctgctttctttttggctATTGGAAGCCCGCGAACCAGCAGTCATCTCAGGCGCCACAGCGCGCCAGGCTGTACTGGAGGAGTTGATCTCGTTACAGATGGCGCTTTACCACCGCTCGCTAACAATCACCGGCATgtactttttattactatcAAAAACGATAAATATCGTGGAAATTGTTTATTTGTTAAGCCTGAGCCTTACGGCATCTCAGGATTCCGAGACTTTGGCCACCACACTGATCGCTACGTACGCTCGCTCACGCGTCGGCTCCGATTTGGCGGCAACGATCGTGATGGGATGCGAAAGGAACGTATTCCAGATCGTTATGTCAAAGCTTTTTCAGAAGCAGTGGTTCATCTTCCGGATGGCGTGAGTGCCATTGCAGATGTTGGTAAAAAAGGAGCAGGCGAAGGTATTGCTGGAATGCATGCCTATCTTACCACAAAGACCAGTGATTCAAGACTCTCCAGGCCTGCTCTGGTGGCATTGCTACGCCAGCTTGAAACAGAATACGATTTTGTTAGCTTGCGGTTTGGCAACGAAGTATGCCTTGATCTCGGGGCGGAGATCTGTAGGATATTGCCTAGAGCGCCAGGAATTGTCGGCCCATCACCGTCGCTTTCGTGGCTGCAGACAAAGGAACAAGAGTCTCTGATATCTGTAATCACTACAGAGTTTCAGGAGTCCGCCAGAGGCGTTTAG
- a CDS encoding uncharacterized protein (EggNog:ENOG41~antiSMASH:Cluster_2.3) → AVLFDPLQHLCYNQPTSTISLDDLGLDFPQASSQTAITAPFPLLTPAGVRELRADIFRPEIVGNYGSWKYPGVYRIRGYGQAAPFAYSMWRSPEVLKACSDAAGVDLDVIMDYEIGQLNVQLPKHVDKSSAITDNLPPPDPPKASDNDIEPEEEGADLKDLVSAWHRDSYPWVCVLMLSDPIGMSGGETALRKGDGGILKMRQPGMGYAVMMQGSMVSHAALRTLGSGERITFVVSMRPRDPLLPDTSTLRTVKPISNNDELFRQWADYRFDVVAQRLAKIRETLQAEGRPAAETHRLTKEWVQAQVEYLQKTVNEMDLDDYVAPNFK, encoded by the coding sequence GCAGTCCTTTTCGACCCTCTCCAGCATCTGTGCTACAATCAACCCACATCAACAATCAGTCTTGACGATCTGGGCCTCGACTTCCCGCAAGCCAGTTCACAAACGGCCATCACTGCACCATTTCCGCTTCTAACTCCCGCCGGTGTTCGTGAGCTGCGTGCCGATATCTTTCGCCCCGAGATTGTTGGCAACTATGGCTCGTGGAAATATCCTGGTGTTTACCGCATTCGTGGTTACGGGCAAGCTGCACCATTTGCTTACTCCATGTGGCGAAGTCCTGAGGTGCTGAAGGCCTGTTCAGATGCGGCTGGTGTAGACTTGGATGTCATCATGGATTATGAGATTGGACAACTCAACGTACAATTGCCAAAGCATGTGGATAAAAGCAGTGCCATTACGGATAACCTACCTCCGCCAGATCCGCCAAAAGCAAGTGACAATGATATTgaaccagaagaagagggtgcAGATCTCAAAGATCTTGTTTCTGCGTGGCATCGCGACTCATACCCCTGGGTATGTGTGCTCATGCTCTCTGATCCGATCGGTATGTCAGGAGGCGAGACAGCCTTGCGCAAAGGCGATGGCGGTATCTTGAAGATGAGGCAACCCGGTATGGGATATGCCGTGATGATGCAAGGCAGCATGGTCTCACACGCTGCGTTGCGCACTCTTGGTAGCGGCGAGCGCATTACCTTTGTTGTCTCAATGCGTCCGCGCGATCCGCTGCTGCCGGACACGAGCACGTTGCGTACTGTCAAGCCCATCAGCAACAATGACGAGCTGTTCCGGCAATGGGCAGACTATCGTTTTGACGTTGTAGCACAGCGCCTGGCCAAGATACGTGAGACGTTGCAGGCTGAGGGAAGACCGGCTGCAGAGACTCATCGACTAACGAAGGAGTGGGTGCAGGCGCAGGTTGAGTATCTGCAGAAAACCGTGAATGAGATGGATTTGGATGATTATGTAGCTccaaattttaaatag
- a CDS encoding uncharacterized protein (EggNog:ENOG41~antiSMASH:Cluster_2.3~SMCOG1158:ornithine cyclodeaminase), protein MASTTEPIYITYLNGLDVAELELTDEEILGAIETALDAQGRKETVIEPRVHLVPRDSAKGHFNVLRGVVHPLNAAGVKVVGDFVDNYKHGLPSEFGILNLFDPETGVPRAVIDATSITDMRTGAVTALGAKYLAPSKSKILGHIGARGSSYWNIRLLASLFQFDEIRIHSKRKESREALGARLEKELGRPIRVLDNWEETIVEADIVVEASRLAAPKPLLKTSWIKKGALVMPYGTMSALELSLTDIMDKMVVDDWGQCRKGLPLGALRQHVDNDKLTEENLYAEMGQIVAGVKKGRESDDETILFWHRGLSLSDIALGTAILDKAAKLDIGQRLRYA, encoded by the coding sequence ATGGCGTCTACGACAGAGCCAATATACATTACGTACCTTAATGGCCTGGATGTTGCGGAGCTTGAACTCACTGATGAAGAGATACTTGGGGCCATTGAGACGGCTCTTGATGCTCAGGGTCGCAAGGAGACAGTGATCGAGCCCCGGGTCCATCTTGTTCCGCGCGATTCAGCCAAAGGCCATTTCAACGTTTTGCGCGGAGTTGTTCACCCTCTGAATGCGGCAGGTGTCAAGGTGGTTGGCGATTTCGTTGATAACTACAAGCATGGTTTACCGTCAGAGTTTGGAATCCTGAACTTGTTTGACCCAGAAACTGGTGTGCCCCGAGCAGTTATCGATGCAACATCCATTACAGACATGCGCACCGGTGCAGTTACAGCACTAGGCGCGAAATATTTGGCACCCAGTAAGTCCAAAATCTTAGGACATATTGGCGCGAGAGGCAGTTCTTACTGGAACATCCGTCTGTTGGCTAGCCTCTTCCAATTTGACGAAATCCGGATCCATTCCAAGCGCAAGGAGAGTCGTGAAGCACTGGGCGCACGCCTAGAGAAAGAGCTAGGAAGACCGATACGCGTGCTGGACAACTGGGAAGAAACCATTGTAGAAGCAGACATTGTCGTTGAGGCGTCACGGTTGGCAGCACCAAAACCGCTGCTAAAGACGAGCTGGATCAAAAAGGGCGCGCTGGTGATGCCTTACGGCACAATGAGTGCCCTAGAGCTCTCGCTGACGGACATCATGGACAAGATGGTTGTGGACGACTGGGGTCAGTGCCGGAAAGGCCTGCCGCTGGGTGCCTTGCGACAGCACGTGGATAACGACAAACTAACAGAAGAGAATCTCTATGCTGAGATGGGCCAGATTGTGGCCGGGGTGAAGAAGGGCAGAGAAAGTGATGATGAGACAATACTGTTCTGGCATCGAGGTCTAAGTCTCAGCGACATTGCGCTTGGGACGGCTATCCTGGACAAGGCAGCAAAGTTGGACATCGGGCAACGCCTAAGATATGCTTAG